One Candidatus Peregrinibacteria bacterium DNA segment encodes these proteins:
- a CDS encoding recombinase family protein, translating to MENDAIEIRAKRYCIYIRKSTDDPKKQVRSIEDQLAECLEIAQRMDINVAKEDIIEDSRSARYSGNRPKFDELIKKIRRREVDGLIAWHPDRLARNMKEAGEIIDLLDCKLLVDLRFASHSFVNDYNGKMGLGIAFVLAKQYSDKLGADVSRGLDRALDLGRSAGQFKPGYTRNELTGLYEPDETPSGYGPNLFELVQSAWEMRLNGKSLLEITDHLNANGYRRIIKKGEKAKGNAAQTMTNQKLSNMFRDRFYFGFLEQGGREIDLTQIYDFIPMIEEGEWLLVQGMGNSVEKRAHVHDIPFRGLVVCAGCKMPMTSGISKGNSGYYLRFWCQNKKKLGCENTGTIRAKTIIDAAAAVFDQFSTLGEEDYDAYVEAYKEARREKTALMARELPALKRKLQEHEDTLDGLIAEVLPRRKQLDQHEEKVYLDTRKRLENLIASCKSRVQDMEASMSDQPLDYKNLLNLLKTLSLSLKFATPAVKDQILRNSILHLLVKGKEVTSIRLKEPFASACKSPIIHNGGPGWT from the coding sequence ATGGAGAACGACGCAATAGAAATTCGAGCTAAGCGCTACTGCATTTATATCCGTAAATCTACGGATGACCCTAAAAAACAGGTGCGCTCAATTGAGGACCAACTCGCCGAGTGCTTGGAGATTGCCCAACGCATGGATATCAATGTTGCGAAGGAGGACATAATCGAAGACAGTCGGTCGGCTCGGTACTCCGGCAACAGACCTAAATTTGATGAACTCATAAAAAAGATCCGTCGGCGAGAGGTGGACGGCTTGATTGCATGGCATCCTGATCGCCTGGCGCGGAATATGAAAGAGGCCGGGGAAATCATTGATCTGCTCGATTGCAAGCTGTTAGTAGACCTACGGTTTGCGTCTCATTCTTTTGTTAACGATTACAACGGGAAAATGGGGTTGGGCATTGCCTTTGTACTCGCCAAGCAATACAGCGACAAGCTAGGAGCCGACGTGAGCCGTGGCCTAGATCGCGCCCTTGACCTCGGTAGGTCCGCTGGGCAATTCAAACCCGGCTATACGCGCAACGAATTGACCGGACTTTATGAGCCGGATGAGACGCCCTCCGGTTACGGGCCTAACCTTTTTGAGTTGGTACAAAGCGCATGGGAGATGCGGCTCAATGGGAAATCTCTTCTTGAAATCACCGATCACTTAAACGCAAACGGTTACCGTCGAATCATTAAAAAGGGTGAGAAGGCAAAGGGTAATGCAGCCCAAACGATGACCAATCAGAAGTTATCAAATATGTTCCGGGATCGGTTCTATTTCGGTTTCTTAGAACAAGGCGGCCGTGAGATTGACCTAACACAAATCTACGACTTCATACCTATGATCGAGGAGGGCGAGTGGCTTTTGGTACAAGGCATGGGCAATAGCGTTGAGAAACGCGCCCATGTGCATGACATTCCCTTCCGAGGCTTAGTGGTTTGCGCCGGCTGCAAGATGCCGATGACAAGCGGTATCAGCAAAGGGAACAGTGGTTACTATCTAAGGTTCTGGTGCCAAAACAAAAAGAAGCTCGGCTGCGAGAACACTGGCACCATTCGTGCAAAGACGATCATCGATGCGGCTGCGGCCGTGTTCGACCAATTCAGCACTCTAGGCGAAGAGGATTACGACGCCTATGTAGAAGCCTATAAGGAGGCACGGCGAGAAAAAACCGCTCTGATGGCGAGGGAGCTTCCGGCATTGAAGCGCAAGCTACAAGAGCATGAGGACACCCTGGATGGACTCATAGCCGAGGTCCTTCCCCGTAGGAAGCAATTGGATCAACATGAGGAGAAAGTGTACCTCGACACTCGTAAGAGGCTTGAGAACCTCATCGCCTCCTGCAAGTCGCGCGTTCAGGACATGGAGGCATCGATGAGCGACCAGCCCTTGGACTACAAAAATTTATTGAACCTCCTAAAAACCCTTTCTCTTAGCCTAAAATTCGCTACACCCGCGGTAAAAGACCAGATTTTGAGAAATTCCATATTGCACCTTTTGGTGAAGGGCAAGGAGGTCACTTCTATAAGGTTAAAAGAACCCTTTGCGTCTGCGTGCAAGAGTCCGATTATCCATAATGGTGGGCCCGGCTGGACTTGA
- a CDS encoding nucleotidyltransferase: MNEVDLEATVSSFIHASCTPLEEDRDVIEAEYKRLKSMLEGRTFKSGSYARFTSTKPVNDLDVIWVMPETLKKALLAEQISVNNVLEDLADNLRDEYRKLSEPVEISAQSHSIVIEFPEREGDFSIDVVPARELPERNEFDEPFYEIPEVGLMSRRKREKFYAEMPADKVMVWIKTDPKGYREAAKITNSRSKVFRKATKLLKKWARAYKSSEKFGGVEFKLKSFHIEQIVKELVDRNPSFNITTTIKTALIHIEDYLREPYFLDRAQTAEHGIRHTDEYVTDLTPEEKSVIKIGAMSGLVLLNAIKPESSSDEVLNLLNRFIAGEEMIEAYSLHIDANTIRDKSKFRIDGKVEPKDGFAGGWLSESLPLQKGLTRGKDKRKISFEVRTGYSKERYTLYWKVRNTGEQALAAHSLRGEITRGHTRNNPETTEYLGSHFVTCYLVDETNMRVAAMDTLTVKII, from the coding sequence ATGAATGAAGTTGATTTAGAAGCGACTGTATCATCATTTATACATGCCTCCTGCACTCCTCTCGAAGAAGACCGCGATGTCATAGAGGCTGAATATAAACGGTTAAAATCAATGCTCGAGGGACGTACTTTTAAGAGTGGGTCTTACGCTAGGTTCACTTCGACAAAGCCTGTGAACGACTTGGACGTGATCTGGGTAATGCCGGAGACGCTGAAAAAAGCTCTCCTTGCGGAACAGATCTCCGTGAACAATGTCCTAGAAGATTTGGCTGATAACCTTCGTGACGAGTACAGAAAGTTGAGTGAGCCCGTCGAAATCAGCGCGCAGTCGCATTCGATAGTAATAGAGTTTCCTGAAAGAGAGGGTGATTTTTCAATCGATGTGGTACCCGCACGGGAGCTTCCCGAAAGAAATGAATTTGATGAACCCTTTTACGAAATCCCAGAGGTAGGGCTTATGAGTAGACGCAAACGGGAAAAGTTTTATGCTGAAATGCCCGCCGACAAGGTCATGGTTTGGATCAAAACAGATCCCAAGGGCTACCGAGAGGCCGCTAAAATAACAAATTCTCGTTCTAAGGTATTTCGGAAAGCGACGAAGTTATTAAAAAAATGGGCTCGAGCCTATAAAAGTTCTGAAAAGTTTGGCGGAGTGGAGTTCAAACTAAAGTCTTTTCACATTGAGCAAATCGTAAAAGAGCTTGTGGATAGGAATCCAAGTTTCAACATTACAACTACGATCAAGACAGCGCTCATACACATAGAAGATTACCTCCGTGAGCCCTATTTCTTAGACCGCGCACAAACAGCGGAGCACGGAATACGACACACCGATGAGTACGTAACGGACCTAACGCCAGAAGAGAAAAGCGTGATTAAGATCGGAGCGATGAGTGGTCTTGTTCTGTTAAATGCAATAAAGCCAGAGTCATCTTCAGACGAGGTCTTGAATTTGCTGAATCGATTTATAGCCGGCGAAGAGATGATCGAGGCCTATTCTCTTCACATTGATGCAAATACAATCAGAGACAAAAGCAAGTTTAGGATCGACGGTAAGGTAGAACCGAAAGATGGTTTCGCAGGAGGGTGGTTGTCAGAGTCTCTTCCACTACAGAAAGGCCTTACCCGTGGCAAGGACAAAAGAAAGATCTCATTTGAGGTACGCACGGGTTACAGCAAAGAAAGGTACACGCTCTACTGGAAAGTCAGGAACACGGGCGAACAGGCTTTAGCGGCTCATTCCCTTCGCGGTGAAATCACAAGAGGACATACAAGGAACAATCCAGAAACAACGGAATACCTGGGGAGTCACTTCGTAACCTGCTATTTAGTAGATGAAACGAATATGAGGGTAGCAGCCATGGACACCCTAACAGTGAAGATCATTTAG
- a CDS encoding DNA methylase — protein MNFDKSWIQLSYESPQIEVDDQTNVQFPIELPKYFIEKLTKPGDTVFDPFAGFGTTLLAAQELGRIGVGVEYEEKRADHVQTQIKEPSHVIHGDSRELDKMDLPQFDLCFTSPPYMRSFDEENPLSNYHESGNYENYLKGINEIFQQIKGRMKPGTYVLVEAENTYEPGVPMTPLVWDLGRELSKIFFLEREMICCFKEGDLKTRKVNHSTILVFKNI, from the coding sequence ATGAATTTTGATAAATCCTGGATTCAGCTTTCGTACGAATCTCCTCAAATTGAGGTTGATGATCAGACGAATGTTCAATTCCCCATTGAGCTCCCCAAATACTTCATCGAAAAATTAACGAAGCCAGGAGATACCGTCTTCGACCCTTTTGCAGGATTCGGCACGACTTTACTGGCTGCGCAAGAATTAGGACGCATTGGAGTGGGAGTGGAGTATGAAGAAAAACGTGCCGACCATGTTCAAACTCAAATTAAAGAGCCTTCACACGTAATTCATGGAGATTCACGCGAACTTGATAAAATGGATCTACCTCAATTTGACCTGTGTTTCACCTCTCCGCCGTACATGCGTTCTTTTGACGAAGAAAATCCGCTCAGCAACTACCACGAATCAGGCAACTACGAAAATTACCTCAAAGGCATCAACGAGATTTTTCAGCAAATAAAAGGACGGATGAAACCAGGTACCTACGTGCTTGTTGAAGCCGAAAACACCTACGAACCAGGAGTCCCTATGACTCCTCTAGTCTGGGATTTGGGGCGTGAACTTTCCAAAATCTTTTTTCTTGAGCGAGAAATGATCTGCTGTTTCAAAGAAGGTGACTTGAAAACGAGGAAGGTCAACCATAGTACGATCTTGGTTTTCAAGAATATTTAA
- a CDS encoding S-layer homology domain-containing protein, with translation MYRTAIFILCLLVFSAAFFAYTPKALAANGDLIITVTDQLGNPLTGTSVTVNCNGLALSLADGLDGDLTDNGTIRILSLTLVTASCLTNGEAITQLDVSKDAYVTTAASGDLIWNSGSENNNSVALNFSHKVTGQTELGASLTGATVTVGGITCIENAGTYYCPTPLASDGGSNDVIVTKDGYVTHLSSSTNRATNATAQATYTSSNAFAYKITSITTEVFSTNITGSVSTFTVGDNSGQDNCTLNGGSWYCPVLLANSNAEPSGTATLDGYVSEALDLTGSDIRISNTDAQISTTLSGIKYAHKVTGQTELGGSITGATVTVGGTSCVENSGVYYCPTPLASDGGSNDVIVTKDGYVTHLSNSTNRATNATAQATYTSSNLFSHKVTGQTELGASLTGATVTVGGTSCMENSGVYYCATILASDGGTNDVIITKDGYVTYTTNSTNRTTNATAQATYTSSNLFSHKVAGQTELGGSITGATVTVGGTSCAENSGVYYCATPLASDGGSNDVIITKDGYVTYTTNSTNRATNATAQATYTSGNLFSHKVTGQTELGGSLTGATVTVGGTSCTESSGTYYCATLLASDGGSNDVIVTKDGYVTQLANSTNRATNATAQATYTSSNAFAYKITSITTEVLSTNITGSIGTFTVGDGSGQDSCTLNGGSWYCPVLLTNSNLEPTGTATLDGYVSEALDLTGSDIRISNTDAQISTTLAGIKYAHKVIGQTELNGSLTTATVTVGGTSCSESSGVYYCATPLASDGGVSDVVVTKDGYVTYTANSTNRTTNATVQATYTSSNPFSYKITTISTEALSANITASAISLTVGDGTGQSTCTLNGGSWYCPVLLANSDAEPTGTVTLDGYVSEAIDLTGTGTRSGGTDAQISTTIAAVKYAHKVTGQTELSGSLTTATVTVGGTSCSESSGVYYCATPLASDGGVSDLIVTKDGYVTYTANSTNRATNSTAQATYTSSNAFAYKITSITTEVLSTNITGSISTFTAGDSSGQDNCTLNGGSWYCPVLLTNSNLEPTGTATLDGYVSEALDLTGSDIRISNTDAQISTTLSGIKYAHKVTGQTELGGGLTAATVTVGGTTCTENSGTYYCATLLADDGGTNDVIVIKDDYLTHTENSTNRSTNATVQALYEITLYSSEEEPEEEPEDEPEDEPEDEPEELEQTSLIQFRYCYFADISSHWAEPYILDLCARSIMDSSEPFFNPDEFITRAEMAQITWMSFGDPTAEITLASELKTFEDVAPNDWFSDYVNGARTMGAIEGYADGTFRPNQPLNRAECMKIVLSALSLSGEISEVPFSDVDQSAWYAPYIDWAYQNNIIDGKNENTFAPQDFITRAEVTKIISNMLDYANR, from the coding sequence ATGTATAGAACAGCCATTTTTATACTTTGCTTACTCGTTTTCTCGGCGGCTTTTTTTGCGTACACGCCAAAAGCATTGGCCGCCAACGGAGACCTCATCATCACGGTCACAGATCAATTGGGGAATCCTCTCACGGGCACCAGCGTAACCGTCAATTGCAACGGCTTAGCGCTTTCTTTGGCCGATGGCTTGGATGGAGATTTAACGGACAATGGAACCATTCGAATCCTTTCATTGACACTAGTGACTGCAAGTTGCTTGACGAATGGCGAAGCAATCACACAGTTGGATGTGTCTAAAGATGCTTATGTAACCACAGCCGCAAGCGGAGATTTAATATGGAATTCTGGATCGGAAAACAACAATTCAGTCGCTCTCAATTTTTCTCACAAAGTCACGGGTCAAACGGAATTGGGAGCTAGCCTCACAGGAGCGACCGTCACCGTAGGAGGAATCACTTGCATAGAAAATGCGGGCACTTATTACTGCCCTACGCCTCTTGCCAGTGACGGTGGAAGTAATGATGTCATCGTCACAAAAGATGGTTACGTCACACATTTGTCCAGCTCCACCAACCGTGCGACGAATGCAACAGCACAAGCAACCTACACTTCCAGCAACGCCTTCGCTTACAAAATCACCAGCATCACAACGGAGGTGTTTTCCACGAACATCACGGGAAGCGTCAGCACATTCACCGTAGGAGACAACAGTGGACAAGACAATTGCACCCTAAATGGAGGTTCGTGGTATTGCCCTGTTTTGCTAGCGAACAGCAATGCTGAGCCAAGCGGAACCGCTACCTTGGATGGTTACGTAAGTGAGGCCCTGGATTTGACCGGCAGTGACATACGAATAAGCAACACAGATGCACAAATTTCAACGACTTTAAGCGGAATAAAATATGCTCACAAAGTCACCGGCCAAACGGAACTTGGGGGAAGTATCACAGGGGCCACGGTCACAGTTGGAGGTACGAGCTGTGTAGAAAACAGCGGAGTTTACTATTGTCCAACTCCTTTGGCCAGCGACGGTGGAAGTAATGATGTCATCGTCACAAAAGATGGTTACGTTACACATTTGTCCAACTCCACCAACCGTGCAACGAACGCAACGGCACAAGCGACCTACACGTCCAGCAATTTATTCTCGCATAAAGTCACGGGTCAAACGGAATTGGGAGCTAGCCTCACAGGAGCGACCGTAACAGTGGGTGGAACCAGTTGCATGGAAAACAGTGGGGTTTACTATTGCGCGACAATATTGGCCAGTGACGGTGGGACCAACGACGTGATCATTACGAAAGATGGCTACGTGACCTACACCACGAATTCAACAAATCGCACAACAAATGCAACCGCTCAAGCGACCTACACATCCAGCAATTTATTCTCGCATAAAGTGGCCGGGCAGACGGAACTTGGGGGAAGCATCACAGGGGCAACTGTTACAGTTGGAGGAACGAGCTGCGCAGAAAACAGCGGAGTTTACTATTGTGCAACTCCTTTGGCCAGTGACGGTGGAAGCAACGACGTGATCATTACGAAAGATGGTTACGTGACCTACACCACGAATTCAACAAATCGCGCAACAAATGCAACCGCTCAAGCCACCTACACCTCCGGCAATTTATTCTCACATAAAGTCACCGGGCAGACGGAATTAGGAGGCAGCCTGACGGGAGCAACCGTCACGGTGGGCGGAACAAGCTGTACGGAAAGTTCTGGCACATACTACTGCGCTACTCTTCTAGCTAGCGATGGCGGAAGCAATGACGTCATCGTGACGAAAGACGGTTACGTAACTCAGTTAGCCAATTCCACCAACCGTGCAACGAACGCAACGGCACAAGCGACCTACACTTCCAGCAACGCCTTCGCCTACAAAATTACGAGCATCACAACAGAAGTCCTATCCACGAACATCACGGGAAGCATCGGCACATTCACCGTAGGAGACGGCAGTGGACAAGACAGCTGCACGCTGAATGGAGGTTCCTGGTACTGCCCCGTACTGCTCACGAATAGTAATTTGGAACCAACCGGAACCGCTACCTTGGATGGTTACGTAAGTGAGGCCCTGGATTTGACCGGCAGTGACATACGAATAAGCAACACAGATGCACAAATTTCAACGACTCTAGCTGGAATAAAATATGCTCACAAAGTCATCGGTCAAACGGAGCTGAATGGAAGCTTAACGACTGCGACAGTAACAGTCGGAGGGACGTCCTGCAGCGAATCGAGTGGAGTTTACTATTGCGCCACACCACTGGCTTCAGACGGCGGAGTCAGTGACGTAGTTGTTACTAAAGATGGTTATGTGACTTACACCGCCAATTCTACAAATCGTACAACAAATGCAACTGTACAAGCCACCTATACTTCTTCCAATCCATTCAGTTACAAAATCACTACAATAAGCACAGAAGCTCTTTCTGCCAATATCACAGCTAGCGCCATAAGTCTGACCGTTGGAGATGGAACAGGGCAGAGCACCTGCACACTGAACGGAGGCTCGTGGTACTGCCCCGTTCTTCTAGCCAACAGCGACGCAGAGCCAACCGGTACAGTCACTTTAGATGGCTATGTTTCAGAGGCCATAGACCTCACTGGAACTGGTACAAGAAGTGGAGGGACCGATGCCCAAATCAGCACTACAATAGCAGCTGTTAAATATGCTCATAAAGTCACGGGACAGACAGAACTCAGTGGAAGCTTAACGACTGCGACAGTAACAGTCGGAGGGACGTCCTGCAGCGAATCGAGTGGAGTTTACTATTGCGCCACACCACTGGCTTCAGATGGCGGAGTCAGTGACCTAATTGTGACCAAAGATGGCTATGTGACTTACACCGCTAACTCTACCAATCGTGCGACGAATTCAACCGCTCAGGCAACGTATACTTCCAGCAACGCCTTCGCCTACAAAATTACGAGCATCACAACAGAAGTCCTATCCACGAACATCACGGGAAGCATCAGCACATTCACTGCAGGAGACAGCAGTGGACAAGACAACTGCACCCTAAATGGAGGCTCATGGTACTGCCCCGTACTGCTCACGAATAGTAATTTGGAACCAACCGGAACCGCTACCTTGGATGGTTACGTAAGTGAGGCCCTGGATTTGACCGGCAGTGACATACGAATAAGCAACACAGATGCACAAATTTCAACGACTTTAAGCGGAATAAAATATGCTCACAAAGTCACCGGCCAGACGGAATTGGGGGGCGGCCTCACCGCAGCAACTGTAACGGTGGGAGGCACGACTTGCACAGAAAATTCTGGCACCTACTATTGCGCAACTCTCTTAGCGGACGACGGCGGTACAAACGACGTCATTGTCATAAAGGATGACTACCTTACTCACACCGAAAATTCGACCAATCGCAGCACAAATGCCACGGTCCAAGCCCTTTATGAAATCACTTTATATTCATCTGAAGAAGAACCCGAAGAAGAGCCCGAAGATGAACCCGAGGATGAACCCGAGGATGAACCCGAAGAACTTGAGCAAACCTCTCTCATTCAATTTCGATATTGCTACTTCGCCGATATCTCTTCTCATTGGGCAGAGCCCTACATTCTGGACTTGTGCGCGCGAAGCATAATGGACTCAAGTGAACCCTTTTTTAATCCCGATGAATTCATCACACGAGCTGAAATGGCTCAAATCACATGGATGAGTTTTGGCGATCCCACAGCCGAAATCACCCTAGCTTCAGAATTGAAAACTTTTGAAGATGTGGCTCCCAACGATTGGTTCAGTGACTATGTGAATGGAGCTCGAACCATGGGTGCAATAGAAGGATATGCCGATGGAACCTTCCGTCCCAACCAACCACTCAACCGAGCCGAATGCATGAAAATCGTACTTTCAGCTTTGTCCTTAAGTGGAGAAATTTCCGAAGTGCCTTTTTCAGATGTGGATCAATCCGCGTGGTACGCTCCTTATATCGACTGGGCTTATCAAAACAACATCATTGATGGGAAAAACGAAAATACTTTTGCTCCTCAAGATTTCATTACTCGTGCAGAAGTAACAAAAATAATCTCAAACATGCTCGATTATGCAAATCGTTAG
- a CDS encoding hypoxanthine phosphoribosyltransferase, whose translation MKKRYSAQQIHQRIHELAEQISKDYEGQEVLLLGVLKGAMIFLAHLLVQLKGDFEINTLTVSSYTGTSSTELKLQSEPTCTLKGRRILLVEDIIDSGKTVHFIKEYLLQKGAAEVEIVTLVDKETKTNVLSPKYVGFHYAEPNFLVGFGFDLDEKLRNLPEIHQL comes from the coding sequence ATGAAAAAACGTTATTCTGCTCAGCAAATTCATCAAAGAATTCACGAACTCGCGGAGCAAATTTCAAAAGACTACGAAGGTCAAGAGGTGCTCCTGCTGGGCGTGCTCAAAGGCGCAATGATTTTTCTTGCCCACCTCCTGGTGCAACTCAAAGGCGATTTTGAAATCAACACACTCACGGTGAGCAGCTACACAGGCACGAGCAGCACTGAACTCAAACTTCAATCCGAACCCACCTGCACTCTCAAAGGCCGTCGCATTTTACTGGTGGAAGACATCATCGACAGCGGAAAAACAGTTCATTTTATTAAAGAATACTTGCTGCAAAAAGGCGCAGCGGAAGTAGAAATCGTCACCTTGGTGGACAAAGAAACAAAGACCAATGTGCTGAGTCCCAAATACGTGGGCTTTCACTATGCCGAGCCCAACTTTCTTGTAGGCTTTGGCTTCGACCTGGATGAAAAACTCCGCAACTTGCCAGAAATCCACCAACTCTAA
- a CDS encoding threonylcarbamoyl-AMP synthase → MNEDLKIAAEHIQTGSLVAFPTETVYGLGADAFNESAIQKIYEAKGRPSSNPLIVHIAELADLSKLTDQVGEEEQKLITAFWPGPLTLVFRKKPTVSAQVTGGLNTVAVRMPAHPLALELIQEAGTPIAAPSAKLSGKPSATHHEHVRTYFGKKGFTLEGGATQHGLESTVLQMKEGLPHIYRLGSITPEDIERVLGVKPILETHSKNSPGTHFKHYAPETQLEILEPEALLKAATSAGPQVGILATTELLVQLPKELPHYDLGSASDLLTVGSHLYSGLIALDALQLNKILVQSFPEKGLGLALMDRLRRASGQKWLA, encoded by the coding sequence ATGAACGAAGACTTGAAAATTGCAGCTGAGCACATCCAAACTGGGAGTCTGGTGGCTTTCCCAACAGAAACGGTCTATGGATTGGGTGCCGATGCCTTCAACGAATCCGCCATTCAAAAAATTTACGAAGCCAAGGGGCGCCCCAGCAGCAATCCACTCATCGTGCACATCGCCGAATTGGCCGACCTCTCCAAACTCACAGACCAAGTAGGTGAGGAAGAACAAAAGCTCATCACGGCATTTTGGCCCGGCCCGCTCACCCTTGTTTTTCGAAAAAAACCCACCGTTTCAGCCCAAGTCACCGGCGGACTGAACACCGTCGCCGTGCGCATGCCCGCTCACCCTCTAGCCCTCGAACTCATCCAAGAAGCAGGCACACCCATCGCTGCTCCTTCCGCCAAGCTTTCCGGCAAGCCCAGTGCCACCCATCATGAGCATGTACGAACTTATTTTGGCAAAAAAGGTTTCACACTCGAAGGAGGAGCCACTCAGCACGGCCTCGAATCCACTGTTTTGCAAATGAAAGAAGGCCTCCCTCATATTTACCGCCTGGGTTCCATCACCCCCGAAGACATTGAACGAGTGCTGGGCGTAAAACCCATTTTAGAAACGCATTCCAAAAATTCACCAGGCACTCATTTCAAGCACTATGCCCCTGAGACACAGCTCGAAATTCTCGAACCTGAAGCCCTCTTAAAAGCCGCCACCTCAGCGGGTCCTCAAGTCGGAATTCTGGCCACCACGGAACTCCTTGTTCAGCTGCCCAAAGAGTTGCCGCATTACGACCTTGGCTCAGCCTCCGATCTCCTTACTGTAGGTTCTCATCTCTATTCCGGTCTCATCGCTCTCGACGCCCTACAGTTGAATAAAATTTTAGTTCAATCCTTCCCAGAAAAAGGCCTGGGCCTGGCTCTCATGGATAGACTCCGACGCGCCTCAGGCCAGAAGTGGCTTGCCTAA
- the rpsT gene encoding 30S ribosomal protein S20: MPIIKSAKKRAKQSLVRQARNYNVRTAVRKSMRSVMDAVKAGDKAEAEKMMSTAYKQIDLATKKNVLQKNTAARRKSLLARSVATVVAKKKAEK; encoded by the coding sequence ATGCCTATCATCAAGTCAGCTAAGAAGCGTGCAAAACAATCTTTGGTTCGCCAAGCTCGCAATTACAATGTGCGCACCGCCGTTCGTAAGTCCATGCGTTCTGTTATGGATGCCGTTAAAGCAGGCGACAAGGCAGAAGCTGAAAAAATGATGAGCACGGCTTACAAGCAAATCGACCTCGCAACGAAGAAGAATGTGCTTCAAAAAAATACGGCGGCTCGACGAAAATCTTTGCTTGCCCGCAGCGTGGCCACTGTTGTTGCGAAGAAGAAAGCTGAAAAATAG
- the maf gene encoding septum formation inhibitor Maf has protein sequence MLNLKYPLILASQSPRRKELLNLINLSFEVDIPHEFEEFTAAQIPDPQELVKANAAGKVQEVRTRHPAAVILGVDTVVALDGQILGKPANPEEAVKMLQKLQGKTHTVWTGVQLLDTTTGKKLSFEEQTEVDFLPMSDEVIRAYVKTGEPMDKAGAYAIQGLGSVHIRGIRGDFFTVVGLPLAKVYAALRELQI, from the coding sequence ATGCTAAACCTGAAGTACCCCCTTATTTTGGCCTCTCAAAGCCCCCGTCGTAAGGAGCTTTTAAACCTTATAAATCTCTCTTTTGAAGTGGACATTCCACACGAATTTGAAGAATTCACTGCCGCCCAAATCCCAGATCCTCAAGAGCTGGTCAAAGCCAATGCCGCTGGCAAGGTTCAGGAGGTGAGGACTCGCCATCCCGCAGCCGTGATCTTAGGAGTGGACACCGTGGTCGCCCTCGATGGACAAATCCTCGGAAAGCCTGCAAACCCTGAAGAAGCAGTGAAAATGCTCCAAAAACTCCAAGGGAAAACACACACCGTTTGGACAGGGGTGCAACTTCTCGACACCACCACCGGCAAGAAACTCAGTTTCGAAGAACAAACAGAAGTGGATTTTCTCCCTATGAGCGACGAGGTCATCCGCGCTTACGTAAAAACAGGTGAGCCCATGGACAAGGCCGGTGCCTACGCCATTCAAGGTTTGGGTAGCGTTCACATTCGCGGAATTCGCGGTGATTTTTTCACGGTTGTAGGATTGCCTCTCGCCAAGGTTTACGCCGCCTTGCGTGAACTGCAAATCTGA
- a CDS encoding YtxH domain-containing protein: protein MEKKAGKIALGLGLLTGAITGLLFAPDEGKNIRKKIAKGDTKGLLQDLENMGNEMKEMASHLAKNPSIHHALEKGKNMAAEAANLRREELDAMLKKANKKADAFKKTVATFVNEQKAMLEDKMDKTPKAKSSKKSSKKAVAKKPSKKGGAKKKK, encoded by the coding sequence ATGGAAAAAAAAGCAGGTAAAATTGCCCTCGGACTCGGGCTTTTAACAGGAGCCATCACGGGTCTTCTTTTCGCTCCCGATGAAGGGAAAAACATTCGTAAAAAAATCGCAAAAGGAGACACGAAGGGACTTTTGCAAGACCTCGAAAACATGGGGAATGAAATGAAAGAAATGGCTTCCCACCTTGCTAAAAATCCAAGCATCCACCATGCGCTTGAAAAAGGGAAAAATATGGCTGCCGAAGCTGCAAATCTGCGTCGTGAAGAGCTCGATGCCATGCTCAAAAAAGCCAACAAAAAGGCCGATGCCTTCAAAAAAACGGTCGCTACTTTTGTTAATGAGCAAAAAGCCATGCTGGAAGACAAAATGGACAAGACTCCCAAGGCTAAATCCAGCAAAAAATCTTCCAAAAAGGCCGTTGCTAAAAAGCCCAGTAAAAAAGGAGGAGCAAAGAAAAAGAAGTAG